One Citricoccus sp. K5 DNA window includes the following coding sequences:
- a CDS encoding response regulator transcription factor, whose product MTGQRRQQDEPIRILLVDDHPVVRAGLRAVLESADQLEVVAEASTAAEALAAVDRLISHDDGPDVVVMDIELGDGPTGIEATESLGRSHPELPVLIVSTYGAVSDVQAALAAGALGYLLKDASPDQLRDAVVKAAAGTWILPADLARRALGSGGGQEPALSPREIDILEQLALGRTNQQIAAGLFISQATVKTHLNHIFGKLGVGNRTEAVTAARARRLIRG is encoded by the coding sequence GTGACAGGCCAGAGAAGGCAGCAGGACGAACCGATCCGCATCCTGCTCGTGGACGACCACCCGGTGGTGCGGGCCGGATTGCGCGCCGTGCTGGAATCCGCGGACCAGCTGGAGGTGGTGGCGGAGGCGTCCACGGCCGCCGAGGCGCTCGCCGCCGTGGACCGGTTGATCTCCCACGATGACGGTCCGGACGTGGTGGTGATGGACATCGAGCTGGGGGACGGGCCCACCGGGATCGAGGCCACCGAGAGCCTGGGGCGAAGCCACCCGGAGCTTCCCGTGCTGATCGTCTCCACCTACGGCGCGGTCTCCGATGTCCAGGCCGCGCTGGCCGCCGGGGCGCTGGGCTACCTGCTGAAGGATGCCTCTCCCGATCAGCTGCGCGACGCCGTGGTGAAGGCCGCCGCGGGGACCTGGATCCTCCCCGCGGACCTGGCCCGGCGTGCCCTGGGCAGCGGGGGCGGGCAGGAGCCGGCGCTGAGCCCGCGGGAGATCGACATCCTCGAACAGCTGGCGCTCGGCCGGACCAACCAGCAGATCGCGGCGGGGCTGTTCATCTCCCAGGCCACCGTCAAGACTCACCTGAACCACATCTTCGGCAAGCTCGGGGTGGGCAATCGCACCGAGGCGGTCACGGCGGCCAGGGCCCGGCGCCTCATCCGCGGTTGA
- a CDS encoding LLM class flavin-dependent oxidoreductase codes for MEIGAYSFGDTPLNPDGCHRATAEAISNLHAAIVHADAVGLDYFGVGEHHTVSMPASSPGAVIAAAAAATDRIILGSAASIISTDDPVRIFQQFTTADAISGGGRIEITAGRGSSVETFPLFGHDLADYDELYANKLDLLMTINDSSSDEVTWQGKRRPAIPNLAVVPRPVNGKLPIWLATGGNAGSSARAGQLGLPVSYGIIGGAPQRFAPLAELYRRSAAQSGHAPGDTKVSVAALGLVAPTKKEALERMYPGWYNLNVEMGRLRGWPEPDRNAYLAQAEAPGAYYVGDPDDVAERIVHLHGYMGHMRHFLQMDIGGLPHEHFLESLTLLATEVKPRVQRLLAQA; via the coding sequence ATGGAAATCGGCGCCTACAGCTTCGGCGACACCCCTTTGAACCCCGACGGCTGCCACCGGGCCACCGCAGAGGCCATCAGCAACCTCCACGCGGCCATCGTCCACGCCGATGCGGTCGGCCTGGACTACTTCGGGGTGGGCGAGCACCACACCGTGTCCATGCCCGCCTCCTCCCCCGGGGCGGTGATCGCCGCGGCGGCCGCGGCCACGGACCGGATCATCCTCGGCAGCGCCGCCAGCATCATCTCCACCGACGACCCGGTCCGGATCTTCCAGCAGTTCACCACCGCCGACGCCATCTCCGGCGGCGGCCGGATCGAGATCACCGCCGGCCGCGGCTCCTCCGTGGAGACCTTCCCACTGTTCGGTCACGACTTGGCCGACTACGACGAGCTCTACGCCAACAAATTGGACCTGCTCATGACCATCAATGACAGCAGCTCCGACGAGGTGACGTGGCAGGGCAAGCGGCGCCCGGCCATCCCCAACCTGGCCGTCGTGCCCCGCCCCGTGAACGGGAAGCTGCCGATCTGGCTCGCCACCGGCGGCAACGCCGGCTCCTCCGCCCGCGCCGGGCAACTGGGCCTGCCAGTCTCCTACGGCATCATCGGTGGCGCGCCCCAGAGGTTCGCTCCCCTGGCCGAGCTGTACCGCCGTTCGGCCGCACAGTCCGGCCACGCGCCAGGGGACACCAAGGTCTCCGTGGCCGCTCTCGGGCTGGTCGCCCCGACGAAGAAGGAAGCCCTGGAACGGATGTATCCGGGGTGGTACAACCTCAATGTCGAGATGGGCCGGCTGCGCGGGTGGCCGGAACCGGACAGGAACGCCTACCTCGCCCAGGCCGAAGCCCCCGGGGCGTATTACGTCGGCGACCCGGACGACGTCGCAGAACGCATCGTCCACCTGCACGGGTACATGGGCCACATGCGCCACTTCCTTCAGATGGACATCGGCGGCCTGCCCCACGAGCACTTCCTGGAGTCCCTCACCCTCCTGGCCACCGAAGTCAAACCTCGCGTCCAGCGTCTACTGGCCCAAGCCTGA
- a CDS encoding LLM class flavin-dependent oxidoreductase — translation MELGVYSFGDVEKDPATGRLGSTAEAMRNLVEAIRIADEVGLDYFGVGEHHTREMPASAAAVVLAGAATVTQQIRLGSSVTVLSTDDPVRVFQQFATVDALSNGRAEITAGRGSSKESYPLFGVRARLRSSLSGSPLTPSDHHF, via the coding sequence ATGGAGCTAGGCGTCTACAGCTTTGGCGACGTAGAGAAAGACCCGGCGACGGGGCGGTTGGGGTCGACTGCGGAGGCCATGCGGAATCTGGTCGAGGCGATCCGGATCGCGGACGAGGTGGGCCTGGACTACTTCGGGGTCGGTGAGCACCACACCCGAGAGATGCCGGCCTCGGCTGCGGCCGTCGTGCTGGCCGGGGCGGCCACGGTGACGCAGCAGATCCGCCTGGGCAGTTCAGTTACCGTGCTCTCCACCGACGACCCGGTCCGGGTGTTCCAGCAGTTCGCCACCGTGGACGCCCTGTCGAACGGCCGGGCCGAGATCACCGCAGGCCGCGGGTCCTCCAAGGAGTCCTACCCTCTGTTCGGTGTCCGCGCTCGCCTCCGCTCATCGCTGAGCGGATCACCCCTTACGCCCTCTGACCACCACTTCTGA
- a CDS encoding MarR family winged helix-turn-helix transcriptional regulator: MAAGNRTVDTTTISAPPGDLGWHLGMVLRGYQSRFEEAVEGMPGGIRGFQILSAVIHRDPANQQALGAHLGIDRTVLTYLLDGLEQDGVVERVPAPSDRRARKVVPTDHGRELLTRYEQRVGAAESTLLAGLTPEEAKILVSLVGRLAMDVHRAQPGSNPCEAMDHLP; the protein is encoded by the coding sequence ATGGCTGCAGGTAACAGGACCGTCGACACGACTACGATCAGCGCGCCGCCCGGAGACCTGGGCTGGCACCTGGGGATGGTGCTGCGCGGCTACCAGTCCCGCTTCGAAGAGGCGGTGGAGGGAATGCCGGGAGGGATCCGGGGCTTCCAGATCCTCTCTGCGGTAATCCACCGCGACCCCGCGAACCAGCAGGCCCTCGGCGCACACCTCGGCATTGACCGCACCGTGCTGACCTACTTGCTCGATGGCCTGGAACAGGATGGGGTCGTAGAGCGAGTCCCGGCCCCCTCCGACCGCCGGGCCCGCAAGGTCGTGCCCACCGACCATGGACGCGAACTGCTCACCCGGTACGAACAACGCGTCGGTGCAGCTGAATCGACCCTGCTGGCAGGGCTCACGCCCGAAGAGGCGAAGATCCTCGTCAGCCTCGTCGGCCGCCTGGCCATGGACGTCCACCGAGCCCAGCCCGGATCCAATCCCTGCGAGGCCATGGACCACCTGCCGTGA
- a CDS encoding carbonic anhydrase: MTDSADLKTATSPSSSPLTPSAVWDLLRAGNERFVMDASNHPNQDAARRASLTQEQHPVAVIFGCSDSRLAAEIIFDVGLGDVFVVRTAGQVIDDAVLGSLEYSVDVLDIPLIVVLGHDSCGAVTAAVESYVSGEMPPGFIRSLVERIIPSVISARRAGVKDVNGTVAENVRQISSRLMESSMSVAKAVNEGRTAIIGVTYSLDNGTANPVKIIGDLDPDEVG, encoded by the coding sequence ATGACTGACAGTGCCGACCTGAAGACCGCCACCTCTCCGTCCTCCTCACCCCTGACACCCTCCGCTGTGTGGGACTTGCTGCGCGCCGGCAACGAACGCTTCGTGATGGATGCCTCCAACCACCCCAACCAGGATGCCGCGCGCCGTGCCTCCCTGACGCAGGAGCAGCATCCGGTGGCCGTGATCTTCGGTTGCTCGGACTCCCGGCTCGCGGCGGAGATCATCTTCGACGTGGGGCTGGGCGACGTCTTCGTGGTCCGCACGGCCGGCCAGGTGATCGACGACGCCGTCCTCGGCTCCCTCGAGTACTCCGTGGACGTCCTCGACATCCCGCTGATCGTCGTCCTCGGCCATGACAGCTGCGGTGCGGTGACCGCCGCCGTCGAGTCCTACGTCTCCGGGGAGATGCCCCCCGGGTTCATCCGCTCCCTCGTGGAACGCATCATCCCCTCCGTGATCTCCGCCCGGCGTGCCGGGGTCAAGGACGTCAACGGCACGGTGGCGGAGAACGTGCGTCAGATCAGCTCCCGCCTGATGGAGTCCTCGATGTCCGTGGCGAAGGCCGTGAACGAGGGCCGGACCGCCATCATCGGCGTCACCTACTCCCTGGACAACGGCACCGCCAATCCGGTCAAGATCATCGGGGACCTGGATCCGGACGAGGTCGGCTGA
- a CDS encoding DUF4245 domain-containing protein translates to MTSPQPEADPAASSASTPAPKPRLTQKQAKRAGQSARAMVISVLATLAIALLVVLMNPSSTEETYERTVDVTATAEQASATAGFSAVAPRVPADWNANFARWNGAGVDQVEFWEAGYVTAEDDFAGFKQTVQANPTWLSQQMDNAPLTGTRSVDGTTWDLYEPADGDRHMVTELDGTTILISGSGDLAALDTLAAAIQDAIHDSAEDN, encoded by the coding sequence GTGACTTCCCCTCAGCCCGAGGCCGATCCGGCCGCCAGCTCGGCCTCCACCCCGGCCCCCAAGCCACGTCTGACGCAGAAGCAGGCCAAGCGGGCCGGACAGTCCGCACGGGCCATGGTGATCTCTGTGCTGGCCACCCTGGCCATCGCCCTGCTGGTGGTGCTGATGAATCCCAGCAGCACGGAGGAGACCTACGAGCGCACCGTGGACGTGACGGCCACCGCCGAGCAGGCCTCGGCCACCGCCGGCTTCTCCGCCGTCGCCCCGCGCGTCCCCGCGGACTGGAACGCCAACTTTGCCCGGTGGAACGGCGCCGGCGTGGACCAGGTGGAGTTCTGGGAGGCCGGGTACGTCACCGCCGAGGATGACTTCGCCGGATTCAAGCAGACCGTCCAGGCCAATCCGACCTGGCTTTCCCAGCAGATGGACAACGCACCCCTGACCGGGACGCGCTCCGTGGACGGGACCACGTGGGACTTGTACGAGCCGGCCGACGGTGACCGGCATATGGTGACAGAGCTGGACGGGACCACCATCCTCATCAGCGGCTCCGGTGATCTGGCCGCGCTGGACACCCTGGCGGCCGCCATCCAGGACGCCATCCACGATTCCGCCGAGGACAACTGA
- the glpX gene encoding class II fructose-bisphosphatase, with amino-acid sequence MELVRVTEAAAIAAGHWVGYGDKNTADGAAVDAMRAFMDTVAMNGVVVIGEGEKDEAPMLYNGENVGDGTGPEVDVAVDPIDGTRLTAMGYPNALSVFAVAERGAMFDPSAVFYMDKLVVGPEAADFVDLRLPIKQNIHLVAKALGKPISQLNVCVLDRPRHEKLVAEIRAAGARVKFIMDGDVAGGIAAARHDTDVDMLLGIGGTPEGIITACAIKAIGGVIQGRLAPVDDAERQRAIDAGHDLDAVLTTDDLVKTDNAYFAATGITDGDLLRGVRYYNDRVTTQSMVMRSKSGTVRVIEAEHQARKWEPWIGPDALPVR; translated from the coding sequence ATGGAGTTGGTCCGGGTGACCGAGGCCGCCGCCATCGCCGCCGGCCACTGGGTGGGCTATGGAGACAAGAACACCGCCGATGGTGCCGCCGTGGACGCGATGCGCGCCTTCATGGACACCGTGGCGATGAACGGTGTGGTGGTCATCGGCGAGGGCGAGAAGGACGAGGCGCCCATGCTCTACAACGGCGAGAACGTCGGTGACGGCACCGGCCCCGAGGTGGATGTCGCCGTGGACCCGATCGACGGCACCCGCCTGACCGCCATGGGCTACCCCAACGCCCTGTCCGTGTTCGCCGTCGCCGAGCGCGGTGCCATGTTCGACCCCTCGGCGGTGTTCTACATGGACAAGCTCGTCGTGGGACCGGAGGCAGCCGACTTCGTCGACCTCCGCCTGCCCATCAAGCAGAACATCCACCTGGTCGCCAAGGCACTGGGCAAGCCCATCAGCCAGCTGAACGTGTGCGTGCTGGACCGTCCGCGTCACGAGAAGCTGGTCGCCGAGATCCGCGCCGCCGGTGCCCGCGTGAAGTTCATCATGGACGGTGACGTGGCCGGCGGCATCGCCGCAGCCCGCCATGACACCGATGTGGACATGCTGCTCGGGATCGGTGGCACGCCCGAGGGCATCATCACCGCCTGCGCCATCAAGGCCATCGGCGGTGTGATCCAGGGCCGTCTGGCCCCGGTCGACGACGCCGAGCGCCAGCGGGCCATCGACGCCGGCCATGACCTGGACGCGGTCCTCACCACCGATGACCTGGTCAAGACCGACAACGCCTACTTTGCCGCCACCGGCATCACCGACGGTGACCTGCTGCGCGGCGTGCGTTACTACAACGACCGCGTGACCACGCAGTCCATGGTCATGCGTTCCAAGTCCGGCACCGTGCGCGTGATCGAGGCCGAGCACCAGGCGCGCAAGTGGGAGCCCTGGATCGGCCCGGACGCCCTGCCGGTGCGCTGA
- the manA gene encoding mannose-6-phosphate isomerase, class I, with translation MYLLRTPIRDYAWGSATLLAELQGRTPTGRPEAEMWMGAHPSAPAGAVPASDPESAPVPLDELLASDPEALLGEAARYGGLPFLVKLLAAGRPLSIQAHPALEQARAGFAAEEATDVPASAPHRNYRDDNHKPEMLVALTPFAALCGFRSAQDAGTSFSRLAQVLGENMEDHDAGLAGPADSAPGASERPGASASGASVAQTLAGYADLLLHGGEESEGDDVDGGGSSALERVFADLLDPAGTWSSGTWVTAVVAALKKAPRALDEDLNLSTAVGIAEHYPADPGLLVSILLNRVDLAPGQAIHLPAGNVHAYLYGLGVEVMAASDNVLRGGLTPKHVDVPELRRVVAFESVPVPYCAPVSVGDGHLVFRPPFEEFQVERMDLPAADGTTLTARGPVLAVCTAGRARVETGAEAAVLAPGESVFLTAADATAIVHGAGEEPATLFSVTLP, from the coding sequence ATGTACCTGCTGCGAACGCCCATCCGTGACTATGCGTGGGGTTCCGCCACCCTGCTGGCCGAGCTCCAGGGCCGGACTCCCACCGGCCGGCCGGAGGCGGAGATGTGGATGGGCGCACACCCCAGCGCTCCCGCTGGAGCGGTCCCGGCGAGCGACCCCGAGTCCGCGCCGGTGCCCCTCGACGAGCTGTTGGCCTCTGATCCGGAGGCGTTGCTGGGCGAGGCCGCGCGCTACGGCGGCCTGCCCTTCCTCGTGAAGCTGCTGGCCGCGGGGCGCCCCCTGTCGATCCAGGCCCATCCGGCTCTCGAACAGGCCCGCGCCGGGTTCGCCGCCGAGGAGGCCACGGACGTCCCGGCCTCGGCGCCCCACCGCAACTACCGGGATGACAACCACAAGCCCGAGATGCTCGTGGCCCTGACCCCGTTCGCCGCCCTGTGCGGTTTCCGCTCGGCACAGGATGCCGGCACCTCATTCTCCCGGCTGGCCCAGGTGCTGGGCGAGAACATGGAGGACCACGACGCCGGCCTGGCCGGTCCCGCAGACTCCGCACCCGGGGCGTCTGAGAGGCCCGGTGCGTCAGCATCGGGTGCGTCCGTGGCCCAGACGCTGGCCGGCTACGCCGACCTCCTCCTGCACGGCGGAGAGGAATCCGAGGGCGATGACGTCGACGGTGGCGGCAGCTCGGCGCTCGAGCGCGTCTTCGCGGACCTGCTCGACCCCGCCGGGACCTGGTCTTCGGGCACGTGGGTGACGGCCGTCGTCGCCGCTCTGAAGAAGGCTCCGCGGGCACTGGACGAGGATCTGAACCTGTCCACGGCGGTGGGGATCGCCGAGCACTATCCGGCCGATCCGGGTCTGCTGGTCTCGATCCTGCTCAACCGCGTGGACCTGGCCCCGGGCCAGGCGATCCACCTGCCGGCCGGCAATGTGCACGCCTACCTCTACGGCCTGGGTGTGGAGGTCATGGCCGCCTCGGACAACGTGCTGCGGGGCGGGCTCACGCCCAAGCATGTGGACGTCCCCGAGCTGCGCCGGGTCGTCGCCTTCGAGTCCGTGCCGGTGCCGTACTGCGCCCCCGTCTCCGTAGGGGACGGCCACCTGGTGTTCCGTCCGCCGTTCGAGGAGTTCCAGGTCGAACGGATGGATCTACCCGCCGCCGACGGCACCACCCTGACCGCGCGCGGGCCGGTCCTGGCGGTGTGCACCGCCGGGCGGGCCCGGGTCGAGACCGGAGCCGAGGCGGCCGTGCTGGCCCCCGGGGAGTCCGTGTTCCTGACGGCGGCCGATGCCACCGCGATCGTTCATGGCGCCGGCGAGGAGCCGGCCACCCTCTTCTCCGTCACCCTCCCCTGA
- a CDS encoding LCP family protein: MAGQVPQRNPSLLHGPQGAGAGGPDPVRDPQSAAAPQRTKRAWILLLLTLFVPGGAQVVAGNRALGRAALRVTLTVWFLVVVALVLLVVNRDLLVQAFANTWVQLAAVVILAALAIGWVVLWIDTFRLLRLRLVAPGMKPLLAFSTVLLLVATSGVLGYGSFAVNAGRNALNEIFAPGPAIEPVAGRYNFLLMGGDAGEGRVGLRPDSIHVASVNAETGSTILFSIPRNFQNAPFSEDSPLWGAYPEGFSCGDECIINALYVDVMENHQDLYPGAEDPGAEAMMDAAGGILGLEIQSYAMVDMGGFSQLIDSMGGVTVTSGGWTTYRGPRPDGEWGNAWWGPGTYDFNGEEALAFARSRHFSTDYSRIRRQQCIQSAMLAQFNPQTLVTRFQGILNAGEQIVETDLPGQQLGTFVSLATKGQSQGMGRLTIGPPDFEGEDGRFTTYPDFDEIHTRVDGMLAEDGTPNAAGTSPAPLLFVNATASLVASASQEAGTSDDPADWPAPPTQPDGSEITQEYLQHLEDTGQTGLLEDAASTNHLCAAG, encoded by the coding sequence ATGGCAGGCCAGGTTCCCCAGAGAAACCCGTCCCTCCTGCACGGCCCGCAGGGCGCGGGCGCAGGAGGGCCTGACCCGGTCCGTGACCCGCAGAGTGCCGCGGCCCCCCAACGCACCAAGCGGGCCTGGATCCTGCTGCTGCTCACCCTCTTCGTCCCCGGCGGTGCCCAGGTGGTCGCCGGGAATCGTGCCCTCGGCCGCGCCGCTCTGCGGGTGACCCTGACGGTCTGGTTCCTGGTCGTCGTCGCGCTCGTGCTGCTGGTGGTCAACCGCGACCTGCTGGTCCAGGCCTTCGCCAACACGTGGGTCCAACTGGCTGCAGTCGTGATCCTGGCAGCCCTGGCCATCGGGTGGGTGGTGCTCTGGATCGACACCTTCCGGCTGTTGCGGCTCAGACTGGTGGCCCCCGGGATGAAGCCGCTGCTGGCCTTCTCCACGGTGCTGCTGCTGGTGGCCACGTCCGGCGTACTCGGGTACGGCTCCTTCGCCGTGAACGCCGGGCGCAACGCCCTGAACGAGATCTTCGCGCCCGGTCCCGCCATCGAGCCGGTGGCCGGCCGCTACAACTTCCTGCTCATGGGTGGCGACGCCGGTGAGGGCCGGGTCGGGCTGCGGCCGGACTCCATCCATGTGGCCTCCGTGAATGCCGAGACCGGCAGCACGATCCTGTTCTCGATCCCCCGCAACTTCCAGAACGCCCCCTTCTCCGAGGACTCCCCGCTCTGGGGCGCCTACCCGGAGGGCTTCAGCTGCGGCGACGAGTGCATCATCAACGCCCTTTACGTGGACGTCATGGAGAACCACCAGGACCTCTATCCCGGCGCGGAGGACCCCGGCGCGGAGGCCATGATGGACGCCGCGGGCGGCATCCTCGGGCTGGAGATCCAGTCCTACGCGATGGTGGACATGGGCGGGTTCTCCCAGCTCATCGACTCCATGGGCGGAGTGACGGTCACGTCCGGCGGCTGGACGACCTACCGCGGCCCCCGCCCAGACGGGGAATGGGGCAACGCCTGGTGGGGCCCCGGAACCTATGACTTCAACGGCGAGGAGGCCCTGGCCTTCGCCCGCTCCCGCCACTTCTCCACGGACTACTCCCGCATCCGCCGCCAGCAGTGCATCCAGTCCGCCATGCTGGCCCAGTTCAATCCGCAGACCCTGGTGACCCGGTTCCAGGGCATCCTGAACGCCGGCGAGCAGATCGTGGAGACCGACCTGCCGGGGCAGCAGCTGGGCACGTTCGTCTCCCTGGCCACGAAGGGGCAGTCCCAGGGCATGGGGCGGCTGACCATCGGTCCCCCGGACTTCGAGGGCGAGGACGGCCGGTTCACCACCTACCCGGACTTCGACGAGATCCACACCCGGGTGGACGGCATGCTCGCCGAGGACGGCACCCCGAACGCCGCCGGCACGTCCCCGGCCCCGCTGCTGTTCGTGAACGCCACCGCCTCCCTGGTGGCCTCGGCATCCCAGGAGGCCGGCACCAGCGACGACCCCGCTGACTGGCCGGCACCACCGACCCAGCCGGACGGATCCGAGATCACGCAGGAGTATCTGCAGCACCTCGAGGACACGGGCCAGACCGGTCTGCTGGAGGACGCCGCCTCCACCAACCACCTCTGCGCGGCAGGCTAG
- the purE gene encoding 5-(carboxyamino)imidazole ribonucleotide mutase codes for MTPSEASATTAQGGVAPARVAVIMGSDSDWPVMEAAAAALEEFGIPYEAGVVSAHRMPHEMVAFGTEAHERGIRVIIAGAGGAAHLPGMIASTTPLPVIGVPVPLKTLDGMDSLLSIVQMPAGVPVATVSIGGARNAGLLAVRILAAGTDPEAAELREKLMEFAAELRNTASAKGERLQESLAGRPGFRP; via the coding sequence ATGACCCCCAGCGAAGCATCCGCGACCACCGCCCAGGGCGGTGTGGCCCCCGCCAGGGTGGCCGTGATCATGGGCTCTGACTCCGACTGGCCCGTCATGGAGGCCGCCGCAGCGGCCCTGGAGGAATTCGGGATTCCCTACGAGGCCGGCGTCGTTTCCGCCCACCGCATGCCGCACGAGATGGTGGCGTTCGGCACCGAGGCGCACGAACGCGGGATCCGGGTGATCATCGCCGGTGCCGGCGGCGCCGCGCACCTGCCGGGCATGATCGCCTCCACCACTCCCCTGCCGGTGATCGGCGTACCTGTGCCGCTGAAGACCCTCGACGGCATGGACTCCCTGCTGTCCATCGTGCAGATGCCCGCCGGCGTCCCAGTGGCCACCGTGTCCATCGGCGGTGCCCGTAATGCCGGGCTGCTGGCCGTGCGGATCCTCGCCGCGGGAACCGACCCGGAGGCGGCGGAACTGCGCGAGAAGCTGATGGAGTTCGCCGCCGAGCTGCGGAACACGGCCAGCGCCAAAGGAGAACGGTTGCAGGAGTCGCTGGCCGGCCGGCCCGGATTCCGCCCGTGA
- a CDS encoding 5-(carboxyamino)imidazole ribonucleotide synthase, which produces MSFPVIGVVGGGQLARMMAPAATALGVRLRVLAEGPDVSATTAAPSTVGDYRDLEALKAFAAEVDVVTFDHEHVPPEHLRALEEAGVNLQPGPDALQYAQDKLLMRQACDRLGLPNPAWAAVASVADLLDFGDRTGWPVVLKTPRGGYDGKGVRVLRSPEAAESCGDWFELGFEALLAEEMVDFSRELSAQVARNPSGATASYPVVESIQTEGVCDVVTAPAPGLDDRTAHAAEAAAVALAEGLGVTGMLAVELFETPGVGPGFMINELAMRPHNSGHWSMDGAVTGQFEQHVRAVLDLPLGSTATLGSYTVMKNYLGGANEDLYAAFPTAMATFPEAKIHAYGKSVRPGRKIGHVNVTAATPEDLASARTAAEGAAAIISEGSQAGSWAAEQQEQS; this is translated from the coding sequence GTGAGTTTTCCTGTGATCGGAGTAGTGGGCGGCGGCCAATTGGCGCGCATGATGGCCCCGGCAGCAACGGCCCTGGGCGTGCGGCTGAGAGTCCTGGCCGAGGGCCCGGACGTCTCGGCCACCACGGCGGCCCCCTCCACGGTGGGCGACTACCGGGACCTCGAGGCGCTGAAGGCTTTCGCGGCCGAGGTGGACGTGGTGACGTTCGACCATGAGCACGTGCCCCCAGAGCACCTGCGGGCACTGGAGGAGGCCGGCGTGAACCTGCAGCCCGGGCCGGATGCCCTGCAGTACGCCCAGGACAAGTTGCTCATGCGCCAGGCCTGTGACCGCCTCGGACTGCCGAACCCGGCGTGGGCCGCCGTGGCCTCCGTGGCTGACCTGCTCGACTTCGGCGACCGGACCGGCTGGCCCGTGGTCCTCAAGACCCCGCGCGGCGGCTACGACGGCAAGGGCGTGCGGGTCCTGCGTTCGCCAGAGGCCGCCGAATCCTGCGGCGACTGGTTCGAGCTGGGATTCGAGGCCCTGCTGGCCGAGGAGATGGTGGACTTCTCCCGGGAGCTCTCCGCCCAGGTGGCCCGCAACCCCTCGGGGGCCACCGCCTCCTACCCGGTGGTCGAATCGATCCAGACGGAGGGGGTGTGTGACGTGGTCACCGCCCCCGCACCGGGCCTGGATGACCGCACCGCTCACGCGGCCGAGGCGGCCGCCGTGGCCCTCGCCGAGGGGCTCGGCGTGACCGGCATGCTCGCCGTGGAACTGTTCGAGACGCCCGGCGTCGGCCCCGGCTTCATGATCAACGAACTGGCCATGCGCCCGCACAACTCGGGCCACTGGTCCATGGACGGCGCCGTCACCGGCCAGTTCGAGCAGCACGTCCGCGCGGTGCTCGACCTGCCGCTGGGGTCCACCGCGACCCTCGGTTCCTACACCGTGATGAAGAACTACCTCGGCGGAGCCAACGAGGATCTCTACGCGGCCTTCCCCACCGCCATGGCCACCTTCCCCGAGGCCAAGATCCACGCCTACGGCAAGTCCGTGCGCCCCGGCCGCAAGATCGGTCACGTCAATGTCACCGCGGCCACCCCCGAGGACCTGGCCTCCGCCCGGACAGCCGCCGAGGGAGCAGCCGCGATCATCAGCGAGGGATCGCAGGCCGGATCGTGGGCCGCCGAACAGCAGGAGCAGTCATGA
- a CDS encoding GtrA family protein: MISNLWQRLVALVAMLWREVAKFGAVGAAAFVVDSAIFLWLMHGPMEGSNVKSKIVASVVATIFSYVANRLWTFRHRRQNNLMREFVLFAVMNVIGMGIQAGCVFVAQYWLGVTSTAGIFIAGSVVGLVLGTIFRFFAYRFWVFTEELDADPRFKDDRERLTGELPVIRTADTPRRHRGGAASSDSGTAAPPSRTALQGPSAPSARTPAEPR, translated from the coding sequence ATGATCAGCAACCTGTGGCAACGTCTCGTGGCCCTGGTCGCCATGCTCTGGCGCGAGGTCGCCAAGTTCGGGGCGGTCGGGGCGGCCGCCTTCGTGGTGGACTCGGCGATCTTCCTGTGGCTCATGCACGGCCCGATGGAGGGCAGCAACGTCAAGTCCAAGATCGTGGCCAGCGTGGTCGCCACGATCTTCTCCTATGTGGCCAACCGCCTCTGGACCTTCCGCCACCGCCGGCAGAACAACCTCATGCGCGAGTTCGTGTTGTTCGCCGTGATGAACGTCATCGGCATGGGCATCCAGGCCGGTTGCGTGTTCGTGGCGCAGTACTGGTTGGGCGTCACCTCGACCGCCGGCATCTTCATCGCCGGAAGCGTGGTCGGTCTGGTCCTGGGCACCATTTTCCGCTTCTTCGCCTACCGGTTCTGGGTGTTCACCGAGGAACTGGACGCGGACCCCAGGTTCAAGGACGACCGCGAACGGCTCACCGGTGAACTGCCGGTCATCCGCACCGCCGACACCCCGCGCCGGCACCGCGGGGGGGCTGCATCATCAGACTCCGGGACGGCGGCGCCACCCTCCCGCACAGCGCTGCAGGGTCCTTCCGCACCGTCGGCACGCACGCCCGCCGAACCTCGATAA